The genomic segment TGGTTTAAAATTCATCTTCTTTGACAGCCCACTTAAATGGCTATGATTGCCAAATGCTTTTTTAGCACCTAAAATGTCAAAACAACCTGCTTTTCATGGGCCTCGTAGTACTGTAGAATGTTCACAAACCTCTTAAGTGTCTCTTTGGTAAAAATCCTGCTTGGTTTGAAAACCCCTTTTCAATCTCTTGGTTAAAATTAGAGACAAAATCTTGTAATAATTATTCCACAAGAATATAGACCTAAAGTTTTTTTGGATTCTCCATGTCTCAGTCTTCTTTAGGAATTAAGAATATATTGGCCTGTCTCCAGGAATTTGGTATTTTATTCCTTAATGCATCAGTCATGGTTTTCAGAAAAGGTACACTTGATTGATCCTGTAAAGTCTTATAATATTGTGCCATcaatctgtcaggacccagagCCTTCCCTATTATAATCTATTGGAACACCTGATTTAATTGTGTGGGATTTAGACCATATTGTACTTCAtgaatctccttccttttctccataCCTGCTTACTGCTTCTAGCATAACCCTGCagttattttggaaaaaaatcttcTATTGATCCAGTAATTCAAATAATCAAAATCTTAAGGGGTGTTTGTGACTTCACTTTATGGCACTCGTATAGTGACAAAGCAGAATGCTTTCATGTAAAAGTAAGGCATGTGCTGCTGGCAGCACTTTGTCTTAAACTAAAAGTGCTACTTTAAAGTTATATCTTTCCATTAAACCATAACCATTAAGATGAAATCATAGTCCtataattgtgtattgtgaaaagcCCCGTGTTTAGAAATTTGCATTAAATTTCCTGCTTCCTTAAGAGTCATTGGCACATGCCAAGCAATCTAGTAATGCATTTCATACTACATTCATTTTCAGATTACGAccaggatgaagatgatgatgaataCTTGCAGCCAGATGATTTAGACTGTGCGAAGTGTGAAGGTATAAAAAATTACACCTGCCTGAAAACCAAATTGTTTGCAGAAATGTGATTTGAGAAGAATATTTGCATGGTACAACGTTCTAAATGAATTGAGAGGTTTTGTAAAAATAAGTTACTGGGTGGTGTAACCTGATGGGTTAATGAGAAAAGTATTTATAGCAACAGAAGCCcacttctgggtttttttaaaaaagaatatttttacAATGTTAAGCAGTGTATGGGAGCTCTGTTATCCATTTAAAAGGTGGATTGCCTCACATCGAGACTTCCAGAGAGCCAAATTATCCTTTTCTGTCAAAAAAGGGACTAGAAATGTACAAACAGGCCTGGGAATGACACATGGCACCTGGCCTGCAGTttgccctttttttaaaaaacaaaaactaaaactAATTGGCCTGAATCCTGTTGTTAGTCCCAAACGGAGTAGATCAGACCTTATGCTCCACCTCACCATTCAACAgttggttcaatgtgtttattcccagttttttttctttttgtctcgagcaacttgagaaattgcaagttgcttctggtgtgagaaaattggccatctgcaaggacgttgcccaggggacacccagatgtttgatgttttaccatccttgtgggaggcttctctcatgtccccacatggaactggagctgacagagggagctctcccgctctctctggatttgaaccactgacctatcgGTCAGTACTCCTGCccgcacaaggttttaacccattgtgccactgggaacTCCCAGCTGAACCTAACAAACAACAAGAAGAGCATCGTGTCATTTCATTATTTCGGTGGATAGTCTCCTCCATTTGCATATTAAGTGGTATTCACAGTTTTCCCTGAAAATCTCAGACTGCCTATCTGTCCCTCTCTTTTTAATTACAGTCAGCCCTTTATATTTTCTGGATTAGGGGTGCAGGACCTCCACAAAAGTGGGGATACTATGaataatggagcccctggtggtgcagtgggttaaacccttgtgctagctgaactgctgacttaaagatcagcggtttgaatccggggagcagggtgagctcccgtctatcagctctatcagcccatgcggtgacatgagagaagccttccacaagatggtaaaacatcaaacatccggctgtcccctgagcaacgtccttgcagacggccaattttctcacaccagaagcgacttgtaggttctcaagttgctcttgacatgaagAAAAACCACGAATAATTCCCCTTCAATGTTTTTGACCTAAGAGAATACTttactaggaatctctaagtcctccagtgtgatagAATCGCATTGGAGGATCTACAACCtgaagaaatgttatttttatgaatctctagattctccagtgcaGCTCTGTGGCAGAAGCTGACTGTAGAGTCACAcaggatgacctagagattcctagatgtaacataatcaaatatgcaaaaatgaaacccacaaatgtggaggactaacTGTATATCATTTCCTTCATTCTGAAGGCTATAACCCCCTGCAAAATCAGTCTAGGCTGCCAAGTCAAAAGAGTCTTAAATGGCTTTTTTAATGTCCAAAGGTATGAAATGGAAGTGGGAGGAGTGAGAGAGGAGAGAGATACAGAAATATAGAGATAAACTGATTGATTAGTTGGCCTCTGAATAGATTTTAAATATTCATGTGACATCTGATAATCAAATTTGCTCTGATAGTCGAAATTACATATTACTCAAGAATGCAGTCTCAGCTGTCTGTCCATGAATATTAAATAGCTACAACCCAAATTGGGCACTTGCCCCCTCTTTCAGACACCCTCTCTTTCTATTTATTCTACTTCCCCCCATTTATGTTGTCATATCTTCTACAGTAGAGAtattcatttttctttatttgtttgtaatttttttaaacagATCAAAAAGTTTTCCCACCAAAATATCCGCCCCCTCCAGTTCCTCAGATGGAAAGAACTTCCTATTCACATACCAAGGCATCCTCACTTTCTGGCAAGTCCAGAGTGGCTGTGTTTCCACCACCACCTCTGAAAAACAGCTCGCCTCATGTTAGGCCCTCCATTCTTCTTGGCGTGAAAGGAGAATTCCCTTTTAATTACCAAGCAGAGCATAAAAAGGGAACCAATTCAACATGCCAGCAAGCGAGTGGCCAGGGACCACCAGTGCCTCCAGTCCATTTGCCCCCAAAACCTATTTTGTTTACAGAAATCCGCTCTGCACCAGCTGTGTGTCAGCCACAAACCAATGTGTTACCTGCTACCAAAGAGTATGAGAAGCTTAAAGAGTTAAAACTTTCTACAAAAGCCCCCCCTCCGTTGCCAAGCAGCAAGCCAAAATTATCACAAAATGCGATGCACATACAAGAACCAAGGAAGCCAGATCACCCTGGAATATTGATATCCAAAGTCCTCTCTAACTCACAAGTGTCTCGGGACAAATCATCTGTGCCTGTGTCCAAACCAGAGAAGCCTTTTACTCCACAGTAAGTTGGAAAACAGAATTAATAAATAGGATGCTGGTGTTATTTCTGTTAAGCGATAGTGAAGAATTTACCCTCTTTATAAACCCTTGGCCTTGGAATTAGCTATTGCCATTAGCACTCTCACAAATAACTCGTATTGTAACTTGCCTTCACTAATGTTTGTTTTCTGCCTATCCAtgaattttaaaaccatttagGAGACCTTCATCTAATCTCATGGCTCAACCTTTTGTCAGTTGGCTGGTATGATTAATAGAAATGTATCAGAAGGAAATATTCATTGTTAAGTTTAATTTAGTGAAGTGCATTTGAGGAGATTTAAACAAAATTGGTCAAAAATATTCAGTTGCCCGCTGCTATGACCAATCACCCACATAAAACAGCTTGCTAATCCCTTCATCTTCTGGTTCATTGACTTTTATCACGGGTTGAGAACCTATTGTCCTTTTAATGTTTTAGACCTCAGGCCCACTAAATTTTAGCCAGCATGGTTAATGGCTAGGAATGACAAAAATTATACTCTTAAAACATTTAGAGAGCATCAAGTTACCTATCCTTGgcttaaaaaatagttttttaatatttattgccAGGAATACAAGAGTTCTGGCACTTTCTCAAGAGTTCCTCAATAGCTGGAAAAATCTTTGCCCTCTTTACCTGCAGTGTACAACTAGAAGAGATGTTGAGTGTATTGCACTGTTTGTCCATATGTATAAATTTTGAGTCTCAATATTGTGTCCCGGGCTCACTGCATTCACATCATTGCTCTGATGATTGCCTTTTTTAATTAGATGGATGCACTGAGCCCTGGACAGAATGCTGAGACTTAAAATTTATACttctactaccaccaccaccaccacctcctcctcctcttcttctttgatACACCaataagattagtacacagcaaacaagatcattatgcttgcttttgtattgaatcacacatcagacacttcccaagtttctaggacaaTGTggtgtatcggtgaataatgtgtgcaaatCCGAGTAGGGTGCCCTTTTGTAGCTGAACGATGGCGATTTTATCAGCGCTGATTGTTTTCAAGTACAGGCcaaggtctattattattattattattattattattattaatgttgatattttttacctgcttctcctcgtggctcgaggtgggttacaaaataGCTGCAAACACatcatcattatataaaatacacatattagaaCGTATTTCTGCAAAATACATACAGATagtcccaaagttacaaacaagatagggtttgtaggcttgttcttaagttgaatttgtttgtaagtcagaacaggtacatttcttaagtgtaactctagatatatatgcatgtatgtatatgtgtgtttgtgtatgtgtgtatgttttgctgtctgtgcccccattcagaaggtttcacctcactttctgtctctgtgatcactgaattttgaaaaaactgGCTTGTgtaaacaaggactggtgataaagcttcaacgGATACCCCttctccccatgataactttttcaggcgtGAACTTACCTTCCGAGCAGTAGCTTTCTCTCACTTTCTACTGCATTGATTCTCAACCTggtatccccagatgtttttggccttcaactcccagaaatcctaacaactggtaaactggctgggatttctgggagctgtaggccaaaaacatctggggacaccaggttgagaactgtctcacctccgttcttagctgtgagtcatttgtaagtcagatgtttgtaactcagactgCCTGTGTATTGAAATACACAGGACAAAggttaaaatatagtgaacaccagatgcaaatttaaaattcatgattaaaactggctgggtaggcctgctgaaagagatAAGATGCGTTTTAAATTCTGAAAGCTCATTTAGCTGTAAGATCTctttctggcaggttgttccacataTGGACTAAGAGTGCAATATACTTAACATACAATTGACACATTTGTTGCACATTGCAGGTGAAGTCTGGTAAAAGAGGGCAAAGTGTTTTCCAGCTATTGAAAGTGCCCAGAACCCTTGTATTCCTGGTAATAAATACAAAAACTACTTTTTAAGCCATAGATTGGCAATTTGGTACTCTCCAAATGTTTTAGAGCAGAGCTTCTAAAACATGTTTTCTAATGTTAGTTTATGTTCTGTGTCTGCTAGGAGATCATCTCCAGATGGACAAAGTTTCCGAAACTCTTCATTTGAGAAACCAGTCTCACCTTCAAAATCAAAATTATCTGGAGAAGATTCTGATGATGACTATGAGAAAGTAAGGCAGCTCATTCCTACTGCAAGGATAGTGGGTCACCTCTTATGATGATGCCAGAACACTGGTGTAGTCCTTAGAGTTTATGGGTAAAATGTTTGTTGGTCTTTTGTGGGTGCCCTATAATTATTGTTGTTCTAGAGGTTAGACCCACTCAGAAAGTACACTTTAGATTATATGCTCTTTGGTAGTGATGGTAGAGATATACAGTTGTGTGGTCAATAGATTGCCTATTTGCAAGCAGATTCAGAGCTGTGTCATCTGCTGCTTCTTCTGTACTCTGCAcagcatacttctctactgagaAATTCTCATTATAGCCAAAAACACCCTAGAGACATGgataatttaatatatttcccAGTTTTAGGCAGGATCCATAACGCAGAGTAAGTGTTGGGGGGCAGTTCCTTCCTTCTTTGAATTTGCTGTAGGGAAATTGTTTCAGCCTGGTGGCTGATGGAATTAGATAACTTGCAAGCCTTTTTTCAAGTCTGTAATGTAATTTCTATTTTGAAACATGCGTCCTTACGTGTGTTGATGTGGTTTCCTCAGATGAGTGTGGACACTCATATTTATTAAATAAGTTTTGCTACATATTGGACTATTATACTTACGTTACCATTTTTTATTTGACAAACTCTTTTTTTCATGTAGGTTGAGTTACCAAGTTCTGTATTTGTGAATACCTGTGAATCTCTTGAAGTTGAAAGGTAAATTTATTTCCATACAGACAGTAGCTGGAATATAGCTAGTCCCTAGTTTTTCCTGGAAAAGTGGGTCATAAAAATGGTCGGGAAATGTCAGAAACAGGGACAGAGGGCTAAGTCTTGGCACTCAGCATATTTTGAAGGGTAACTAAATAATTACAATGAAAAGGTGCTGAAAGCATAAAAGCAAAACGTTTTGTGTAAATTATTTGACCTTAGGCCAAATGAGAGTTAATATTGGCTTCTTTGTTGTAACTGTACATTGCCTTCCTACAACAAATGTGTTGTTTCTTCGAAACtaatcatttattttattagcTGTCTTTATTTATTCAGGCAGTCATGTCTTTTTATCCTACTGTTGAAATAAATGGCATTtctgcgaggggggggggggggaataacttGCCATAGCCATAACTTCAAGATATCAAATGTTGGCTTTAGTGTTCGCTACTTCACAAAATTGACAATTTGGTGTTTTAATACAATTTTAGGTTGTTCAAATCTGAAAATTCCACAGGACATCTGAAAGATGGATTATTCTGTATTAGGAATTCCTCTACAAAAACTGGAAAGGTAATAAAACTGGAAAGataatcaaatatatttttagCATTTTATAATAGAAATGTCAGATTTTATGTACTTATAAAAGGCTgttggggaaaaaattaatgcagtgtgTCTAAATGTAAATAATCATCTGTAGGTATCTCACCAAATATCTTAGA from the Anolis carolinensis isolate JA03-04 chromosome 5, rAnoCar3.1.pri, whole genome shotgun sequence genome contains:
- the sh3bp2 gene encoding SH3 domain-binding protein 2, which encodes MAGRAQRTMTSEEETFWSVPMKAIGSQNLLTMPGGVTKSGYLHKKGGTQFQLLKWPLRFVIIHKGCVYYFKSSTSSSPQGAFSLKGYNRVMRAAEETTSNNVFPFKLVHISKKHRTWFFSASSEDERKDWMASLRREIDLYHEKKEAVPDLSDSGSDADSFYGSVERPVNIHYSQHSIENSDYDQDEDDDEYLQPDDLDCAKCEDQKVFPPKYPPPPVPQMERTSYSHTKASSLSGKSRVAVFPPPPLKNSSPHVRPSILLGVKGEFPFNYQAEHKKGTNSTCQQASGQGPPVPPVHLPPKPILFTEIRSAPAVCQPQTNVLPATKEYEKLKELKLSTKAPPPLPSSKPKLSQNAMHIQEPRKPDHPGILISKVLSNSQVSRDKSSVPVSKPEKPFTPQRSSPDGQSFRNSSFEKPVSPSKSKLSGEDSDDDYEKVELPSSVFVNTCESLEVERLFKSENSTGHLKDGLFCIRNSSTKTGKVLVVWDGSIEKVRNYRIFQQGCKFYLEADALFMSLGNLIEHYCSHVLPGHVSLILRFPYGYSGPR